The Flammeovirga yaeyamensis genome segment AGCACAAGCAATAGCATATTTAGTTGGACTCCATTGATAGAGCTCTTCATAATTTGAATGAGGGTGTTCTGAAGCAAAAGACTCCCAAAGAAGCCAATTGGTACAAAATTTCTCAAAATCATCTCCATCCATAGCTTTTCTGTATGAATTTAAGAATTGAGTTAAGCTTCTTCTATCCACTCCATCGTGTAAAACGGAAGCAACATCGGCGTACATTGTTGGGGTAGCACCTGTAAACAACCATTCCAACTCATTTTGATTACAGAAAAATATTCCCCATAAATTCAATCCTTTTACCCTTTCTTGATGCAATGAGGTATAGGCCAAGGCTAACGTAGATCCCCAACTGCCTCCAAAGATATACCATTCATTAATGTGAAGTGTGTTTCTAAGAAGTTCAAGGTCTTTCATAAGATGAGCTAAAGTATTATTCTTTAAACTACCTAAAGGTTTACTATTACCACTACCTCTTTGGTCGATGCCGATCAAACGAACGGCAGGGGTGTTCTTGAAAATTTCTATATAAGAGTCGCCTAGACCTGCTCCGGGACCGCCATGTAAATAGAGCACAGGAACACCCATCGGG includes the following:
- a CDS encoding alpha/beta fold hydrolase gives rise to the protein MNAYDHGYLITEDGHELYYEQSGHPMGVPVLYLHGGPGAGLGDSYIEIFKNTPAVRLIGIDQRGSGNSKPLGSLKNNTLAHLMKDLELLRNTLHINEWYIFGGSWGSTLALAYTSLHQERVKGLNLWGIFFCNQNELEWLFTGATPTMYADVASVLHDGVDRRSLTQFLNSYRKAMDGDDFEKFCTNWLLWESFASEHPHSNYEELYQWSPTKYAIACARIENHYFLQSPYLFNNQSIEDLITSSKIICPVYITHGRNDLVTPSKSALQLHEMLPNSQLNIIDKSGHSLSHPYMMESVIKFGQELLSHSLD